CCTGGCCGCCCTCACCCTCGCGGCCGTGTCGGCCCGGCCGACCCGCCACCACCGGCCCGCTCCCGCTCCGCGCACGCTCCGCAGGAGGAACCTCCTGGCCAGGCGTCGCACCGACGGAGACACCAGGTAGCGGCGGTTCCCACCGGCCGTGCGACCACGGCCGGCCGGCACGGTCGGCGGGAGCCGTACCGTGCCGGCCGGCCGACCCCAAGTCCCCACGGCTCCTCGCCGAACGGTGATCCGGAGTTACCGGGCGAAGCCCCCGGCGTCCGCTCGTGCCCCGAGCGGCGCCGGGGGCTTCGTCGTCTCCCGGGTGGGACGCGGGCGCAGCGCGGCGGCCTCGCGGAGACTGCGGGCTGCCCCGGGCATGCCGAGTGCCTGCTCGATCGTGCCCCGGTGGTGGTGGAACTGGGCGTTCTTCCATCCCGTCCGGGCCGCTTCCCGGGCGTAGCCGAGGGCTTCCGTGTGTCGTCCCGCACGGTGCAGTGCCCACCCCAGCGCGTCGGCGACGATCACGCTCCGGGTGTGTCGCCATTCCCTCCGCATGAGTTCCACGGCGAGTGCCGGATCGCCGTGGTCGGCGGCGTAGAGGGCGAGGTACGGGTCGACGGGACCGCCGTCCGCGCGCACCAGGCGCACCTGCGCCGCCAGTGCCGCTCCTTCCCTGCCCTGGCCCATGTCCCCTGCCGCCCGGCGCAGTTCCACCGCTTCGAGCAGGAACTGGGGCAGCGGGGTTTCCTCGGTCAACCGGCCGTAGAGCTCAAGTGCCGTGCCCGTACGCCCTCGTGCCGCGGTGACCCGGGCGATGCCCGCCCGTGCGTACGGGTGCTTCGGTACGGCGTCCAGGGCCCGCCGGTAGTGCCGTTCCGCGCGGTCGACCGCGCCCGCCGACCAGGCCAGGTCGCCCAGCCGGGCCTCGGCGAAGGCCCGTTCGTCCACGGTGCCCGCGTGGTCCAGGGCCCGCCGGAGCGCGATGGCGGCGTCCTGGGTCCTGCCGTGGGTCTCCAGGTCGTAGGCGGCCCTGCTGTACGCGGCCGTGGTCGGGGCGATGTCGAGCAGCCGCTGTACGGCGGTCCGCGCGGCCGGGTAGTTTCCGAGCTGGATCTCGGCGTCCGCGAGGACGGCGTAGCCGTCGGGCCGGTCGGGGGCCATCCGGGTGCTGTCGAGTCCGTACGCGCGCCCACGGGTGAACGCGTGCCGGGAGTTGGCGAGCAGCCCCTGTCCCGTCACGGCGGCGTAGTTGTCCGTGCCGTCGAGGGCCAGCGAGCGCCGCAGTGCTTTCTCGGCGGCGTCGAGGCGGGCCGCGTCGAGAGTGGTGCGGGCCTGTTCGATCTCCGCGCGTGCCAGTCCGGCCCAGGCGGCCGGGTCGCCCGGGTGGTCGCGGGTGCGGCTCCGCGCGGCGCCGACCGCGCCGGTGTCCGCCCGGCCCGCACCCGGTGCGCCGGTGTCGGCTCCGGCGGGTGGAGCGGCCGTGGGCCGGGCGGCGTCGGGGCCGAGGTACAGCAGCCCCGCCACACACGCGGCCACGGCCAGCGCCGCGCCGGCGGCGTTGATCAGAGACTTCACGGGCCCGCGTGGGGGAGGTTGAGGTAGGGGAAGACGCTCTGCGCGTCGGCGGGCTCCAGGCCGACGATCGGCTTCGGCAGCAGGTCGGCGGCGGACGGCCCGGCGGGCTCGCCCTCCAGCATCCGGATCAGCGGCCCGTCGATGTTGTCGTTGAGGCGCCGCCCGTTGGGGAATCCCTGGAGGTCCCCGTCGAGGACCCCGTACGCCTCGGGGCGGGCGGTGAGCGGGGTGCCGAGGTTCAGCCGCAGTTCCTCGGCGAGCACGATGCGCCCGGGGTCGGCGTCGGCGTTCATCGTGTGGGTGTTGAGGTCGAAGCCGAACGCGGCTCCGTTGTCCTTGCCGATGCCCTTCATGAACAGGGCCTGGATGTCGTGGCGGGGAGTCGCGGGAGCCTTGCATCCCTGGGCCCGCTCGATGCGGTGCGGTGGTACGGGATCGAGTGTCGCGGCCAGGAAGTCGGCCTGACGGTGGTCGTCCTCGGGGGTGCGGGCCTGGAGCCGGTCCTCCGGCCCGCCGGGCCTGGCCAGCCCGACGGTGGAACCGAAGAGGGCGAAGGCGAGGTGCGGGGTGCCCTGCCGGGAGACCTGCCGGTAGGTGGGGGCCTGCGCGGCCAGGCTCCGGCTCAGATCCGCGCCCTGCCGGGAGACCGACGCCCACACGCCGACGACCGGGTTGCGCTTCACATCGCCGTTCAGGGCCACGTCACGCTTGGGCACCTGGAGGACGAGGCTGTTCACATTCAGCACGGACAGCGGCTGGGCGTCCGGCAGCCATCCCGGTACCGGGCCCCGGGTGCCGAGGGTGTAGAGGCCGAAGACCTGGGTGTCGGCCTTGAACGCCTCCGCCGCCTGGGTGGCCACCGTCCGTCCGCCACCGGGGAGTTCGCGGACGGCCTGGGTCCGGAGCCTGCCGTAGTCGGGCATCAGCGCGCGGCCGGTGTGGGTGGGCGAGGCGATCGCGTCCCGGAGCAGTGTCTCGGCGGGGCGGCCCTCGCCGATCTTCTCCAGGGTGTACTTCTGGCGTACGCCGAGGGACCGGTCGTCGAGTGAAGTCACCGGCAGCGGCCCGACTTTCGGCCCGATCCCGAAGGGTCTGCGGTCCTCGTCGCGGAAGGTCCAGCGGTAAGTGGTGTCGGGTGCCCCGTCACCGTCGGCGTCCGTGTGGATCTCGTACCGGGCACCGGTGGCGAACGGGTGGTCGACGAGTGCGTTCGCGGCGGTGCCGGGCAGCTGGAACGGCCGGACGTTCGCGATGAGCGTGACCATGCCGGGGTCGTCGGGGCTGGTGAAGGCGTAGACGTCGGTCAGGTCCGTGGGTGGGTCGAGTACCGCCGAGGGGGCGTCGATGTGCCCGCCCGCCTCGCCGACACCTGTCAGTTGCCCGCCCAGGGCGGCGGCGGTGAGGGCGGCGGTGGCCACCGTCAGGGCGGCGATTCTTCGGCGGGACAGTCCAACGGACGCTGGTCCTGCGGTGGTTCCGGGCATGCGGCTCTCCAGGAGTGGGGGGCAGTCGCCCCAGTCTGGAGCGCCGACGATCCGAATTGGACCGTTGTGCGGCTTTTTCACCCGACTAGTCCGGTGATGATTTATTTCTGTGCACATCTATGCATTGATACGCGTGTACACCAAGGGATCGGCGCCCCACGCGGCTTGCCGCGCCCGATCCGCCGGACCTCTCCCCCGTCACAGACAGGACACGCCACATGTTCACGCACGGACTCCGTCGTCTCACCGTCCTCGCCGCAGCGGCCGCGCTGTCCCTCCCGCTGGGTCTGGGCTCGGCCGGGGCGACCGCCCCGCTGCCCGTCCCCGCCCCCCAGGCGGCGCCGGCCGCCGACCCGTTCCCGGGTCTCTACCTCTCCCCGTGGGGCGACGCGCAGGTCGCGCTCGGCGACGAGGCGCTGGCGTGGATGGCCCGCGAGGGCATCACCCTGGAGGCCATCAGCCCGTTCGCGATGGACGCCGACGGCCGGGGATTCAGCATGCCGATCGGTTCGACGGCCGGTGACGGCCTCGACTCGAAGGGCCGCATCTTCTACCCGGGCGGCCTCAGGTTCCACCACGCGCGCTCCGGCAAGACCATCACCCTCATGCCGACCTACATCCGCGTCATGCCGACGCCCGCGTACAGCGCGGGTGTCTCGGTCGACGGCGGGAAGCTCTCCGACGAGGTCACGATCGCCGAATCCACCTACACGGAGGTCGTCGCGGGAGCCCGGCCGACCCTCACCGGGTGGCGCATCAAGAAGGCGCCGTTCTACATGACCGCCGAGACCTCACGCGTCTTCGCCTCGGTGACCGGGGGCGAAGCCCCGCGGGTCGGCGCCCTGTTCGGGACCCTGACCCCCAACTTCGACTACGTCCCCACCAAGGGATGACCCCCGGCGGCCGTGCGGCCGGCACGGGTGGCGCCGGCCGCCACCGGACACCGTCCGCCGGACCGCACCGTCGCTCCCCCGGCACCTGACGCCGCCGAGCGGTCACGGGGGAGGACCGGGGCGGAAGGAACGCGGCGACGCGCCCCGCCCGCCGCACCGTCCGATGCCCGGCTCCCGCGAGGGAGCCGGGCATCGGCGCGTCCACGCGGTGTACGCGTCACCCCGGGCGTACGCGGCCCGGCTGGGCGCGGCACGGCCGACCACGCCGGGACTTCCCCACCCGTTCGGGAATTGGATACGGGACCGGAAAGATCCCGGGCCGGAAGGCGGGGCAGTGGAAGCCGGAACATCGACACGCCCGCCGGGAGAACCACGGGAACCGGCGCCCGCTCAGGCGACTCGGACGCCGCTGAATTCCTTTGGCGAGGAGCACAGTTCCACTCGCGCCGCCCCACTCCGTGGACGAGGCCGGGCAAGTCCGACAGGTGGGGAGTGATGACAAATGTCACTGTCGAGTCGGCGACGCCGAAAGAACACTGGAATTCGCCGACAACGCGCCCGACCAGGCCACCTCCCCGACCTCCGCACCTTACCCGTCGCACAAGGGAATTGGCCGGGTCCTCTCTCGCACCACACTTCCGTCCATGACAGATCCATTGCACGGGGAGCGGTACCACTGTGAATTCCAACAACCTGACGATGTCCCCCACCGCCGGAAATACGGTGCCCCGGCAACGGGACCCGCGCGGGTCCGGCGCCCAGGAATACGTGACCGGGTTGGGCAGAGAGATACAGAAATCACACACGGAATGGATCCCGGTGGACCGCCTCGTCGCCGTCGATTCTCCCCGCCTTCTGGGGGTGGACGAGGAACACGTCCGGGCACTCGCGGAATCGGAGTCGGAACTGCCGCCGATCACCGTGCACCGGCAGTCGATGTGGGTCATCGACGGAGTGCACCGGTTACGGGCGGCCCTGCTGGGCGGACAGGACCGCATCGCCGTGCGCTTCTTCGAGGGCGACAGGAGAGACGCGTACCTTCTGTCCGTCGCCGTCAACGTCACCCATGGACTGCCGCTCTCCCGGGCCGACCGGCTGGCGGCGGTGCGGCGCATCCTGTCCACGCGTCCGGAACTGTCCGACCGGGCGGTGGCCTCGGTGGCCGGGCTGTCGGCGGCCCGGGTGTCGGCGGTGCGCCGGAGCATGATCGACGGAAGTCCGATGTCGGCGGTACGCGTCGGACTCGACGGCCGGGTACGGCCGCTGAACTCCACGCGCGGCCGGGAACTGGCGAGTCAGCTCCTCCGGGCCAACCCCTCGGCCTCACTGCGGCAGGTGGCCCGGGTCGCGGACGTTTCCCCGGCGACGGTGGCGGACGTGCGCAAGAGGCTGAGCCGGGGCGACGATCCCGTGCCGTCGAAGCTGCGCCCCGGCGGCGGAACGACCGGTCGGCGGAAACCGGTGGAGGACCCGCCGACACCCGGCGGCCGTCCGCTGGCGGAACTGCTTCCGCTGCTCGACTCCCTGCGGCGGGATCCGTCGCTGCGCTTCACCGACACCGGGCGTCTCGTGCTGCGCCTGTTCGACTCCAGCACCCACGCGGCCCGCGCCCGCCTCACCATCATGGACAACGTGCCACCGCACTGCCGGGGTCCGATCGCCCAACTGCTGCTCGGTTACGCGGAGGTGTGGTGCGAGATGGCCAAGGCCCTGGACGACTCGCCCAACTGAGCGCGCGTGGGGCCCGTCCCGGCTCATGGCGGGAAGGCGCCCGGGGTTCAGCCGGACGAGCTGACATCGGCCTTGGGCGGCGGAGCGGGAGCACCCGGAGAACCGGGAGCCGACCGAAGGCCGGGTCCGGCCGAGGGTCCCGTGTCCTCGGCCTTCGTACCGGTCCGCCGAACCGCGAGGGAGCCGTACGCGAAGGCGAGGACGTCCGCCGCGGCGAGCACCAGGCGGCTCGCCGCCGCCGCGACGACCGCTTCCGGCGCGGGGAGCACCGAGGCCAGGAACACCGCGAGCAGCGCCTCCCGCACCCCGAGCCCGTCCGGTACGACGACCACCACGCTGGCCAGCGCGGTCGCCAGGGTGAATCCGGCGACGCACGGCACCACCGCCGCGAGCGGGTCCGCGCCCAACGCCACGGCGAGCAGCCACAGATGGGTGCCGGTCACCACCCAGGCCGCCGCGTACAGCCACACGGACCGCCGGAGCACGTCGCGCGGGACGGGGGCCAGCCTGCGGGCCAGCGCCGGCAGCGCCGTGAGCAGCCGTACCGCGGCCGTCAGCACCCGGGGCAGGAACCACAGCGCCCCCGGTGTCAGGGCGGCGGCGAGGACCGCGGCCCCGGTGCCGTACGCGTACCCCGCCAGGGCGGGCAGCCCCAGTACGGCACCGGTGGACAGGGCCACCCCGGCGCCGGCCCCGAAGGCCACGGTGAGGTGGAGGACCGTGATGCCGGACGCCGCCGCGAGACGGGACTGGAGCACGATCGACCACATCACCCCGGGTACGTAGCGGCCCAGTTGGCCCGCTGCGAAGATCCGTACGGCCGCCGCGCGCGACAGCGGCACCGACAGGGCCTGGAGGGGCTCCCGCCAGGAGAGCGCGGTCAGCCACAGCGCGGCCACCGCGGGGATCAGGGCCACGGGGAGCGCGGGGCTCAGCCGCGTCAGGGCGGCGCCCGTGGCCGCCCGGGTTCCCGCCCCCGCGAACGAGCGCACGAGGAAGAGGGCGCACAGCGCGAGCACCAGCACCGTGAGGGTTCGCCGCACCCACGGCCGCCCCGCGAACCCTCGGACCGCGGCCCACCACCGGCGGCGGCGCGCGGCGCCGGACGAAGGGTCAGGCATGGCCGGTCCCGGTCACGGGCCCGCCGGTGGTACCCGGCGTTCGGCGCCGGTGAGGGCGCGGGGCCGGGAGGATCGTCGGCATCAGGGGGGTCATGGGGCACCTCACAGGAGTCGGCCGAGGGCCAGGCAGGTCAGCCACAGGACGGCGTTGATCACGAGCGGCAGGTCCCTGAACACGTCCTGTCCCGGCTCGCCGCCGCCGCGCCGTACCGCCACCAGTTGCAGATAGCGGCAGGCGGCGAAGACGGCGAACGGCAGGGTGACGACGGCCAGGACGGCCGCGTGCGGATGCGGCGCGGAGAGGGCGAACAGCTCGTAACTGATCAGGGTGGCGGCCAGGAGGACCGCCATGAGCTGGTCGAGCAGCGGCACCGAGTACCCGGCGAGGGCGGGCCGTTGGGCGGCGGCCTGTCCCCGCAGTTGGGCGGTGGCGAGTTCGTGGCGCCGCTTGCCCAGGGACAGCAGCAGGCAGGTGCAGTAGACGCTGATGATCAGCGCGGGGTTGAAGGGGGCCGCCACCGCCACGCAGCCCGCGACCGCGCGCAGGACGAAACCCGTCGCGACCAGGCTGACGTCGACCAGCGGATAGTGCTTCAGGGCCAGGCAGTAGGCGAGGTTGATCACCACGTACCCGGCGATGGCCGCCTGCCCCGCCGGGGGCAGCAGCGCCCCGGCCCCGGCCAGCACCCCCGTGCAGGCGGCGCCCAGCAGCAGGGCGCCGAGGGGGCCCACGCGCCGGGAGGCCAGCGGCCGGTGGCGCTTGACCGGATGGAGCCGGTCCCGTTCCCGGTCCAGCCAGTCGTTGAGGACGTACACCGCGGCGGAGGCCGCCGTGAACGCCACCAGCGTGGCCAGCAGGCGTCCGGGATGGCGCAACAGGGCCGCCGGGTCCACGGCCAGCGGGGCGATCAGGACGAAGACGTTCTTCACCCACTGACGGGGCCGCAGCAGCACCAGCGCCGCCGGAAGCCGCGAACGCCGGTGTCCGCCAACGGAGTTGTCCGGGTCCTGGGCGGCCGTCGCGGTCGTGGACGGGGCGCCCCGCCCGTCGCGGGTGTCCGTCGCGCCCGGCGGCTTCACGGCCGTACCCCCGGCAGCAGCGTGCGGAACGCCTCTTCGTGCGCGTCGAGGAACGCCTCACCGCCGAAAAGCTTCGTCGCCGTCTCCCGGCCCGTCTCCCGCTCCTGGGCGGGCAATTCGGCCAGTTCGAGGATCGCCCGGCGCAGCGCGGCGGGGTCCCGGGGCGGCACGAGCCGGCCGAACCCGGTGGCCTCCACCGGGTAGCGGGAGCCGGACAGGTTGGTGGACACGGGCGGGATGCCCGCCATCATCGCCTCGACCTGCACGATGCCGAAGGACTCCGAGACCGAGGGCAGCGCGAAGACGTCGATCGAGGCGTAGAAGTCCCGTACCGCCTCACCGCGCAGCAGGCCCGTGAACCGGATCCGCGGGTCGTCGCCCGCCTCCTGGCGCAGCTGGGCGATGTTGCTGCCGCCCGCGACGGTGGTGTGGTCCCCGGCGATCAGCAGGCGGGCCCCGGGATCGTCGAGGGAGCGGAAGGCCCGGATCAGGTACTCGATGCCCTTGTCGACGGCGATCCGGCCCATGAAGCCGATGTGCAGCCCGCCCCCGTCGCGCAGCCGGGGGGTGCCGCCGGCGCGGTCCACGCACGGGGAGGGGATGGGGACGAGCCGGCGGTTGCGGATCGTGGGCCAGATCCGTGAACCGCGCGCCTGGTCCTCGCTGTTGGTGATGACCAGGTCCGCCTTCCGGACGGCGGATTTGCAGACCTCGTCGACGGCGCGCATCCCGAAGCGGTTCACGGGGCTGTCGGGCAGGAACACGTCGATGTGGTACGTCACCACGAGCCGCGCGCTGCCCTTGAGGGCGGCGACGAAGGCGGCCTCCGGGTTGGGCAGGTGCATGTGGACGATTTTCGAGCGTGCCGCGAGGCGCCGGACGAGCAGCGGGAGGGCGGGCGCGAGGAAGCCCCGGCTGACGCGGGCGAGCACCGGCGCCCGGAATACCTGGACGCCGTTGATGACCTCGTGGCGGGGCAGCGCCGGATCGTGCTGGGCGCAGGCGACGGCCACCTTCCAGCCACGGGCCGCCAGGCCCTCCGCGGTCAGCCGCGCCGCCTCGGTGAGCCCGCTGACGTACGGGGCGTAGTAGTCGAGCATCACCGTCACATCGAATGCGTCGGTCTCACGCATGGCGGAGTCACTCCTCAGGGTCTCAAGGGGGTGTGCTTCGGGCGTGTTTCGGCCGTGGTGGCGGGTGGTCGCAGGTGTGACCAGTCGTGACTGACATCTGACGCTCTGTCAGAGACTGCGCCCACGCGGGTCGTTCGGCGCGTCGTCGTCCGGGACGGTGACGCGGATCTCCTGTGCCACGTGGTCGGAGAAGTCCTGGCCGCCCCGGAAGGTGTAGTCGGGTACGGCGAGACCGCCGGTGGTGAAAAGCCAGTCCAGCCGCCACAGTCGGGGCAGTGGGTAGTCGGACACGGGCCAGGAGAGGGCGGACAGCGGGGAGCCGCCGGGGTCGTGCGTCCGGGTGCCGGAGCCGAGCGGGGTCACCCGTTTCATCCAGGGTGAGTTGAGGTCGCCGGCGACCACGGCGGGGTGGGGGTTGCCGGCCAGGTCGGCGCGCAGGGCGCCGAGTTCCTGGTCGCGCCGGTCGTACTGTTCCCGCAGGAAGTCGCGGAAGCGGCCGGTGAGCGGGTTGTCCCCGACACGGAAGGGCACCGGGAGGTGCACGTTGTAGAAGGAGACCGTACTGCCGCCGACCCGGACGTCGGTGCGCTGGGCCCTGGCGCCCTTCCAGTACCAGTCCGTGCCGCCGCCGGAGACCGGCCGG
Above is a window of Streptomyces sp. NBC_01498 DNA encoding:
- a CDS encoding tetratricopeptide repeat protein; its protein translation is MKSLINAAGAALAVAACVAGLLYLGPDAARPTAAPPAGADTGAPGAGRADTGAVGAARSRTRDHPGDPAAWAGLARAEIEQARTTLDAARLDAAEKALRRSLALDGTDNYAAVTGQGLLANSRHAFTRGRAYGLDSTRMAPDRPDGYAVLADAEIQLGNYPAARTAVQRLLDIAPTTAAYSRAAYDLETHGRTQDAAIALRRALDHAGTVDERAFAEARLGDLAWSAGAVDRAERHYRRALDAVPKHPYARAGIARVTAARGRTGTALELYGRLTEETPLPQFLLEAVELRRAAGDMGQGREGAALAAQVRLVRADGGPVDPYLALYAADHGDPALAVELMRREWRHTRSVIVADALGWALHRAGRHTEALGYAREAARTGWKNAQFHHHRGTIEQALGMPGAARSLREAAALRPRPTRETTKPPAPLGARADAGGFAR
- a CDS encoding DUF4331 domain-containing protein, whose protein sequence is MATAALTAAALGGQLTGVGEAGGHIDAPSAVLDPPTDLTDVYAFTSPDDPGMVTLIANVRPFQLPGTAANALVDHPFATGARYEIHTDADGDGAPDTTYRWTFRDEDRRPFGIGPKVGPLPVTSLDDRSLGVRQKYTLEKIGEGRPAETLLRDAIASPTHTGRALMPDYGRLRTQAVRELPGGGRTVATQAAEAFKADTQVFGLYTLGTRGPVPGWLPDAQPLSVLNVNSLVLQVPKRDVALNGDVKRNPVVGVWASVSRQGADLSRSLAAQAPTYRQVSRQGTPHLAFALFGSTVGLARPGGPEDRLQARTPEDDHRQADFLAATLDPVPPHRIERAQGCKAPATPRHDIQALFMKGIGKDNGAAFGFDLNTHTMNADADPGRIVLAEELRLNLGTPLTARPEAYGVLDGDLQGFPNGRRLNDNIDGPLIRMLEGEPAGPSAADLLPKPIVGLEPADAQSVFPYLNLPHAGP
- a CDS encoding ParB/RepB/Spo0J family partition protein, which codes for MDRLVAVDSPRLLGVDEEHVRALAESESELPPITVHRQSMWVIDGVHRLRAALLGGQDRIAVRFFEGDRRDAYLLSVAVNVTHGLPLSRADRLAAVRRILSTRPELSDRAVASVAGLSAARVSAVRRSMIDGSPMSAVRVGLDGRVRPLNSTRGRELASQLLRANPSASLRQVARVADVSPATVADVRKRLSRGDDPVPSKLRPGGGTTGRRKPVEDPPTPGGRPLAELLPLLDSLRRDPSLRFTDTGRLVLRLFDSSTHAARARLTIMDNVPPHCRGPIAQLLLGYAEVWCEMAKALDDSPN
- a CDS encoding UbiA prenyltransferase family protein; the protein is MKPPGATDTRDGRGAPSTTATAAQDPDNSVGGHRRSRLPAALVLLRPRQWVKNVFVLIAPLAVDPAALLRHPGRLLATLVAFTAASAAVYVLNDWLDRERDRLHPVKRHRPLASRRVGPLGALLLGAACTGVLAGAGALLPPAGQAAIAGYVVINLAYCLALKHYPLVDVSLVATGFVLRAVAGCVAVAAPFNPALIISVYCTCLLLSLGKRRHELATAQLRGQAAAQRPALAGYSVPLLDQLMAVLLAATLISYELFALSAPHPHAAVLAVVTLPFAVFAACRYLQLVAVRRGGGEPGQDVFRDLPLVINAVLWLTCLALGRLL
- a CDS encoding glycosyltransferase family 4 protein codes for the protein MRETDAFDVTVMLDYYAPYVSGLTEAARLTAEGLAARGWKVAVACAQHDPALPRHEVINGVQVFRAPVLARVSRGFLAPALPLLVRRLAARSKIVHMHLPNPEAAFVAALKGSARLVVTYHIDVFLPDSPVNRFGMRAVDEVCKSAVRKADLVITNSEDQARGSRIWPTIRNRRLVPIPSPCVDRAGGTPRLRDGGGLHIGFMGRIAVDKGIEYLIRAFRSLDDPGARLLIAGDHTTVAGGSNIAQLRQEAGDDPRIRFTGLLRGEAVRDFYASIDVFALPSVSESFGIVQVEAMMAGIPPVSTNLSGSRYPVEATGFGRLVPPRDPAALRRAILELAELPAQERETGRETATKLFGGEAFLDAHEEAFRTLLPGVRP